The Candidatus Eisenbacteria bacterium genome has a segment encoding these proteins:
- a CDS encoding metalloregulator ArsR/SmtB family transcription factor, producing the protein MRHRAFKDDVFGQLARIPKALSSPRRLELVDLLAQSERSVEELAELTGMSVANTSQHLQVLRAALLVTVRREGAKVHYSLADASVFRAWQALRELGQRQFAELDRIVKTYLNDRDELETVTADELLRRMRKDQLVVLDVRPAEEFRSGHIAGARSVPIRELQRRIAELPKRNEVVAYCRGPYCVYADVAVNLLRRRGFSARRLDTGFPDWKAAGLPVAVDSQDQPRGRRRPSAEER; encoded by the coding sequence ATCCGCCATCGAGCCTTCAAGGATGACGTCTTCGGACAGCTCGCCCGCATCCCCAAGGCGCTCTCGAGTCCGCGACGGCTGGAGCTCGTCGACCTGCTTGCCCAGTCCGAGCGGAGTGTCGAAGAGCTGGCGGAGCTGACCGGCATGTCGGTCGCGAACACGTCTCAGCACCTCCAGGTCCTCCGGGCGGCACTCCTCGTCACGGTTCGCCGGGAAGGCGCAAAGGTCCACTACAGCCTGGCCGATGCGTCGGTGTTTCGTGCCTGGCAAGCCCTGCGGGAGCTCGGGCAACGCCAATTTGCCGAGCTCGACCGCATCGTGAAGACCTATCTGAACGATCGTGACGAGCTCGAGACAGTGACCGCGGATGAGCTGCTCCGCCGGATGCGCAAGGATCAGCTCGTAGTGCTCGATGTCCGCCCGGCCGAGGAGTTCCGCTCCGGACACATCGCAGGCGCTCGTTCCGTGCCGATCCGCGAGCTCCAGCGGCGTATCGCCGAGCTGCCCAAAAGGAACGAGGTGGTGGCGTACTGCCGCGGACCGTATTGCGTCTACGCCGATGTGGCCGTGAACCTGCTTCGCCGGCGCGGGTTCAGCGCACGTCGGCTCGACACGGGATTTCCTGACTGGAAGGCGGCCGGATTGCCGGTCGCGGTCGATTCCCAAGACCAGCCACGGGGGCGACGCCGCCCTTCGGCGGAGGAGCGATGA
- a CDS encoding methyltransferase domain-containing protein, with the protein MTKPIAVPELDEEALRCEIRREYAEVATHPSRGFHFHTGRPLARLLGYSSEWLDHVPEPSIESFAGTGNPFSMGAIMAGERVVDVGSGGGIDSLIAAWMTGDTGRVIGVDMTPEMLDKARVSATTIGARNVEFHSGHAEALPVEDAWADVVISNGVVNLCPDKLQVFREIYRVLRPGGRIQLGDILVQKAVPDSAKRDIGLWKG; encoded by the coding sequence ATGACGAAGCCGATTGCTGTCCCCGAGTTGGACGAGGAAGCTCTTCGCTGCGAGATCCGCAGGGAATACGCCGAGGTCGCGACGCATCCTTCACGCGGCTTCCACTTCCACACCGGACGTCCGCTGGCGCGCTTGCTCGGTTACTCGAGTGAGTGGCTCGACCATGTGCCGGAACCGAGCATCGAGTCCTTCGCCGGCACCGGAAATCCCTTTTCCATGGGAGCGATCATGGCGGGCGAGCGGGTGGTGGACGTGGGGAGCGGCGGCGGCATCGACAGCCTGATCGCCGCGTGGATGACGGGTGACACCGGCCGTGTCATCGGTGTGGACATGACCCCAGAGATGCTCGACAAGGCCCGCGTCTCGGCGACGACCATCGGGGCCAGGAACGTCGAGTTCCATTCAGGACACGCTGAAGCATTGCCGGTCGAGGACGCTTGGGCGGATGTGGTCATCTCCAACGGCGTGGTGAATCTCTGTCCCGACAAGCTCCAGGTGTTTCGCGAGATCTATCGCGTACTCCGGCCCGGCGGCCGGATCCAGCTCGGCGACATCCTCGTTCAGAAGGCCGTGCCCGACTCGGCCAAGCGCGACATCGGCCTCTGGAAGGGCTGA
- a CDS encoding rhodanese-like domain-containing protein: protein MSPRHDASGSAPTLVPTLDVETLRGMLERHEPVTILDIRPQLERDEWSIPGSIHRDAYAALRAGDPSALSNLTVPADQPVVTVCAAGRTSQLAAAQLRQRGVEAFSLAGGMKAWSLAWNEAEAVTADATLIQFRRTGKG from the coding sequence ATGAGCCCCCGCCACGACGCTTCTGGATCAGCCCCGACCCTCGTACCCACGCTCGATGTCGAAACCCTGCGTGGCATGCTGGAGCGACACGAGCCCGTGACGATTCTCGACATCCGGCCGCAGCTCGAGCGTGACGAATGGAGCATCCCCGGCAGCATTCATCGCGATGCCTACGCGGCACTCCGTGCTGGGGATCCGTCCGCGCTCTCCAACCTCACGGTTCCGGCCGATCAACCGGTCGTGACGGTCTGCGCCGCCGGCCGAACCAGCCAGCTCGCCGCAGCCCAGTTGCGTCAACGCGGCGTCGAGGCGTTTTCCCTCGCCGGAGGGATGAAGGCCTGGAGCCTGGCGTGGAATGAAGCAGAGGCTGTCACCGCCGATGCGACGCTGATTCAGTTTCGGCGCACGGGCAAAGGCTGA